One genomic region from Deltaproteobacteria bacterium encodes:
- a CDS encoding DUF1871 family protein, producing the protein MSIKEEHIRKVMDLLTAWNPLGNRADTIEDLDNYRTEAIDILFHLGLSGRKTSPARIVRGVLNEAFDLSLSLEECMDVGREISTIRDAT; encoded by the coding sequence ATGTCGATTAAGGAAGAACATATACGGAAGGTTATGGATCTGCTGACCGCATGGAATCCTTTAGGCAATAGGGCAGATACCATTGAAGACTTGGACAATTACAGAACAGAGGCGATTGATATCTTGTTTCATTTGGGTTTGAGCGGCCGCAAGACCAGTCCCGCCCGAATCGTTCGAGGTGTATTAAACGAAGCTTTTGATTTATCACTTTCCCTTGAGGAATGCATGGATGTTGGTCGTGAGATATCGACGATCCGTGATGCTACTTGA